The sequence below is a genomic window from Dioscorea cayenensis subsp. rotundata cultivar TDr96_F1 chromosome 6, TDr96_F1_v2_PseudoChromosome.rev07_lg8_w22 25.fasta, whole genome shotgun sequence.
tttgtaagagtttgtttctttcttcacatttatttttcttaatcggaggttctcaGTGACAACGTCcggggtaattaacattagggtcttgccctaatggaagtcatgaacccacaatcgcTCGAAAGtctactaaaatattaaaatttgatttgtgatccactGCTTTTTATCCCGCCAATCCAAATCAAAACGGATGGAAACAGAGGAGCCCACACTTCACATTACTTGCAGATATCTCctcaaattaataatatttcgAGAGTTAAGATTATTTCCTATAGTTTAAAATTTTCCCAATATTGTTCTCCaccataatttaaatttttgataattttgttccaatataaaaaatatatagagaaattaataagatataaattttgttttataaagtGAATAATTGTTTTATAAAGTATAAAATCCAAACCTTTGATCTTTCTTCTCATCCCAGCCATACGAGAATAGACAAGTCCgagatgtttttgttttgtttctttcagCTTAATTTGAGGGCATTAAAGTCATTTCATATCTTTAGTTAAATAAAGTCAACCATAGTTAGTTAGGAGTTGAAAGACATAATTACATgcaattatgaaaaaaaaaaaaccaaaacaaaatatttcaaaaaagaattcacacacacacacacacctaacaaaaaaaaattaaatagttttaaaaataaaaaataaaaataaaaaaaagtaaagaaaccCTTAGAAATTGGAACAGCTCTCTTCCAGATCCCATAAACATGCAAAGCGCAATGCTTAATATTATAATtcccataaataaataaataaataagcagaATGTGACCACCCAAGCATCTCCAACAACACGTCTCTTCCTTAATCTTCAACGTGAACCTAgttatagaaaaatatataatatcttaTTAATAaccttaattatattctaatctatatatatatatataatttttatatttcgtTTATTCCAACACTATCCCTTCTCTTTACCATCGAAACACGTCTCATTCTTCTGAACGGGTCCATCGGAATAAAACCTTAATTATTCCACCTtcatatcaatatatatatatatacacacacacgcacataAGTATCATACCTAAAGTATCATAAAACAAAGTTAAGTGAAGCAAAATATCATGGAGAAGAAgtctttgttcttgttcttgctcttcttctttttcttcggCTTTTTTATTTCGATTTCTTCGGCTTTTTCTTCATCACCATCTTTGATCATTAGCAAAAATACGATATCAGAGTTAAAGAACCATACAGGGATCTCAGATTTTCGACTAATTAATAGAAGGTTTTTGCAAGATTGTCCGGACCTGAAACCCTTTCTTGCTATTAATGTATCTAGTGCTtctggtttggctgatgaggagaACGTTACGGTGACTGTCTCTGGTGTTGTTATTCCTGATGAGTTGGATTGGATTGCCATGATCTCTCCTTCTAATATTGAgtaattgtttttgttgataTGTTTATATGCatgttaatgttttgtttttgtttatttgtttatatgtttgtaAACAGTGTTTCTGGCTTGTCCTCTGAGTACAATTTATTACAAGCAAACAGGAGACCTTAGTGATTTGCCTCTTCTTTTTGCCATTATCCTGTGAGGTTCACGCTAGTTCACATACATATAATTAGCCGactcagtatatatatatatatatatttatgtccGACTTCatagtttataatatatatatatatatatgcttttgtgtgtgtatatatatgtatatgtatatatatattgacatatatatttgaCTAGATATTGGCTTAAACTATTATAACGAAAAGACAAAACCGCCCTATCATTTTCTGTCAAAGGGTGCCatgctttttttataaaatttttatgtagAACTCTCTAACTACAgggagtatatataaaaatactgataaatatatatactactttgcatcaaatattaatatatatatatatatatattttgatagtgtcaacAAAGCCATCTCACACATGCATATGTTTTACGAAGGAATTTTGCTATAATAACTTATGGTTAGCTTCTTTATGAATTCAGGAATTGTGatttaaattgtaatattttagtattatgtaatctaaattatttgtaaaaatactaaaaatatttaactcGTCTAATTTAAACTTGAATTTACTTTTGCCCTTTATTTACATTACTAAAACACGAACGAATTAAGAACTATTTAAGTTTACCTCCaattataacttttaataattttaaatactataCAAATGAACATGATTGGTTCTTATTAGTACATATTTTAGTAATGTAAATATGTACAAAAAGTAAATTCAAGTCCATTTTATGCCACGTTAGCAGAGTTAATGGAGTTAGCGTTGCTTTGACACATTTTCTACAGCGCGATTTAAGATTACAGATGACTAGAACGTTACTAACTCAAACCACAAGTCTCTAATTGATAAGAGATCAAACCATAAGGTCATTTAGCAAAAATTTTCTTAATCATTATGCTTTTCAACCATGTTTTTGAGAGAGCTGGAAGCTCGACCTCTCGTCAGAGTCGAAATGTCTTATCGCTCAACTATTACAATGGAGACATACATATGTTTATTATCGCTCAACTATTACAATGGAGACATACATATGTTTATTATAAATtgaagataaaatatatatatatatatatatatataattttgatttcagGGACAATACTTAAGCAATGACCCATCCTACTTAAAATGCAAGAGGAAGGAATGCAAAGAATCAGGATTAGATGGAAAGTGCTTGTGCAGCACATAGCAGTGGCTCAATATCTTTTCATGTTATCAACATAAGAACAGACATTGAGTTTAGTGTTCTTCACTGGAGGCTTTGACATTCCATGCATTCTCAAAAGAACTCAACCCATTAGCTTCTCcaatccttcttctcctcttcatgCTCATCTCTCCAGCATTGAATCCACCGGAACTTCGGTAAATTTATCgtttatattctttttgtttcGGTTCCGTGTTTGTTTTGGTCTCTAAAATGGCAAAAGAAAAGTGTTTGTTTTGACCCTTTCAATATTTGATAACGTGAGTCATGTGGGCTCATGCCGACTCATTTGTAAGGTTGTAAATTAGCCGAGCTTGATGACCTTTTTGACTGGGAAATtagatcaaaaaattaatttgagatacgtttgatttaatttaaaattaaaatagaattaatttatttttgagaattcaAATATGGTTCAATTTAGTTTGACACCTAGCTCTTATTGATagcttggtttttatttttaatgataaacaccacaaattatgtaatatttttaatataatattatttatatatatatatatattataatatatttatctatttcaaGCTATTGATCTTGAttgagaaattaattttgagcTCAAAAGCTCAGCTCGAGCTTGGTTTGAAAGATCAATCTAAGTATGATGTTTTATCAGAACGGGTtggagttttttaattaataatagattGATTGACTaccatattaatataaaaacatcaGACTTTGTTTTGGTAGTcttggaaataaaaaagaaaataactattttaaaagACTAAATGTTAATATAGCTCAACCAGTAGGGCACGAGAGTCCCATGCAGGAGGTTGGGAGTATGAATCCCTCTCCCAACTTAGTGTATAGTGTAAAAACTAGTTTgcttactttttatatatatatatatatatattttacttgattgatcaaaatgaataatgaccggatttacaagaatttgaatttttttattttatttgaaactttgaatttaaaaacatattctttttcatgcatttgtCTAAAAATATGATACACGTGGTGatactaaattaattattttggatATAATTTTTGTAGATGAGGGTGACATGGGTAAGTGGAGACAAGCACCCTCAAAAATGTCAAGTATAAAAATGGAAACTCTGCAAAAATCTAAAGTTTCCACTTTCAGTAACAGTGATATGTGCAGTGAGTTCATTTccctttaatttttcaaatttaatcctCAATTAATCATCTGAAAACTTTGTTAATAacttaatttcattaatttgattaatttgaaTATTGGTAGGTGGAGTTCCTGAAAGTCCTGCCAAGGATTTTGGATGGCATGATCCTGGCTTCATTCATTCTGCAGTAATGACTGGCCTTCAGCCTTCACAAACATACTCTTACAAATACGGAAGGTATGTTAAAAATTACCAATGTATGACATCTAAACATGTCATACTAATTACACAAACTTAATAGAGTGGGCAAGAAAAACGGAGGAATTGGAACTAATATGAATTTGCTTAAAAGAAACCGCAATGATACTTCCAATCTATCTGTTCTTTCCCATACATGTTGATGggttaggttttaaaaaaacaaacaattgatTTGGTGATCCCTAGTgctgttctatatatataatcttttagGATTAGCATGGATTCTgatcttgatttatttaattttatattatcatgaAGACAATTTAAATCTGAATTAGATTTAGAAAGgaataaattcatcaaattaCACACCATTTAACTGATTAATCAAGGCAATTTTTTCATTAATGCAAATTGATTCTGAGATTTAATTTTACAGTGATTCTGTTGGATGGAGTGATGAAATTCAGTTCACAACTCCACCAGCTGCGGGATCAGATGAACTGAAATTTCTTGCTTTTGGTGACATGGGAAAGGCTCCATTAGACCCTTCTCTTGAACATTACATTCaggtttctttttttcttttttctttttttaaattttaaaaaaaggaatcactattttggtgagaaataaattgattaattgcatttaaattaatggaattttttaatggaaattttTGCAGCCAGGATCATTATCTGTAATTAAAGCAATGGCAGATGAAGTTTCATCTGGGAATGTTGATTCAGTTTTCCATATTGGTGATATAAGTTATGCAACTGGTTTCTTAGTGGAATGGGACTTTTTCCTTAGTCTCATCACTCCAATTGCATCCCATGTATCTTATATGACAGCAATTGGTAACCATGAAAGGTATGAATTTTTTTGGCAATTCAAATGGTACCTTTTAAAAGCATAGTTTTGGTTTATGTCCTTTGTCTAAATGTTCATAAGCTGTACTAAAACTTACAAGAGTAACTAATAGTCTAATGttgattgattttaaaaatatagatttgaatatataagccTGCATTTCTCATTCAATTAGCTTAAGTTTGTGAGTTGAATTGAGTTcagataatacaaaattttcaaatattatcaaaatcaaacatgaattaCAGGGATTATGCGGACTCGGGATCGGTTTATGTGACACCAGACTCGGGCGGTGAGTGTGGAGTTGCTTACGAGACGTACTTTCAAATGCCGACTTCTTCAAAGGATAAACCGTGGTACTCAATTGAGCAAGCGAGTGTTCATTTCACTGTGATTTCTACCGAGCATGATTGGACTGAAAATTCTGAACAAGTGGGTCATTAAATTTCACTAATGTATCACtgatactttatatttctaACTTCTTCCTTTGGTTTTAATCATTTTGTAGTACAAATGGATGAAGAATGATCTAAAATCAGTTGACAGATCAAGAACACCATGGGTTATTTTCACAGGGTAAATCAAAActtttataatgtaatatatatatatatatatatttgtaatcgATCATTTGATCTATTTACTATTCAAACATATTATATTTGTAGACATCGGCCAATGTATTCATCGCAAGATGGTATCCTACCAAGTGTAGATTCTGATTTTGTTGAAGCTGTTGAGCCACTTCTAATGGACAACAAGGTATAATCCTTGCATTTTGTTTATTATCTATTCATGGCCTTTTATCTTtagagaaaataaatttattggaACAATTGGTAGGTGGATTTGGTCCTCTTTGGTCATGTACATAACTACGAGCGAACATGCGCCGTTTTTGACGGTGATTGCAAAGGAATGCCGACGAAGATGAAGATGGTACTGATGCTTATAACAGCAGTAATTACACTGCACCAGTTCAAGTAGTTATTGGAATGGCAGGCTTCACTTTGGATGAATTTCCACAAGATGTAAGCATTTAACTGAATTTAATgctcaaatttgattttttaattaaatgattttgaagtcgttaatattttaatttgtttcaggTTAACAACAGTTGGAGCTTGAAGAGGATTTCTGAATTTGGTTATGCAAGGCTTCATGCAACTAAAAATGATCTAAAATTAGAGGTTaattcattacaaaaataaaaaaaaaaaaacaaaattatcagatcttaatgtgtttttttatatgattaattgactaatttttgttttgatttgaattgCAGTTTGTGAATTCAGAAACAAGGGAAGTGAGAGACAGCTTTCATTTAGTTAGAGGAAAATGATgatgttttacattttttttaaagagaagaaaaaaaaggcatCACTTGTATCATAAGCTCAATGTAATGAAATATATTTGATGAATGAAAGTTGAAGGTGATGGATGTaaatttatatatcaaaatctatatatttttaaattaaactgattaaaaataaaaactattagttattttattagaatgcaaattatgttaattttggtCGAGTtcctaattaaaattatttatttatttttttaaattaaataatgatgCTTTCatagttaatatattttatatcagtCCTCGCTTATACTTCTCATTTTGATTGACAAACTTATAAAACCAATGATTTGAATAAGGAAAAATTCAGACAAAAACAATGGTTAATGAAGCAAATTGAACCATTTAAcgtcaaaaaatatttatttaatattaaaatgattgaaattctaatttatttatttatttttgtttttttgatattttaaaataactcaAAATCACATTTAGCTTTATGACTCTTGCTTGAGCACATTTAACCTtcatagttattaaaaaaaaaaattgacaattttagCATGTTGTGTGAGATATAAATACCatagttttattaaataatcaaattataaaatgacaaaaatatataaaattatttctaactCAATTGTTATAAATCAAATATcttccattataaaaaaaagttttgttttattataaattttatcccaagaatgtattattattattattattattattaggtaccctttgtaaaaataatattcttattttaaactCCTTAAACCAAAGATCacctaaaatttttataaaagaattatattatttattatttattactaaaaattaatttaaaattttataaaattcataagTTGATTTTCaactataaattatttaaataaatataatcttaCGAAGCTATATTTTCAATTGcccccttattattattattattatagtttataGGGGGTTTTTCGCAAAAAACTCCAAAACCCTCCTCTGATAAGCATTCGGCTGCTCGACCGCCGATCATTTGATCACTCTGTTCCTCCTCCTTCGCGCGAGAGAGATCTCAGAGCTCCAGCAATGGCGGCCGTGCGAAGCGCTGTACTGAAACACCTCAGGGTTAGGGCTTCGCTTTCTCCTCTGCAGGTTCCGGCCATATCCATCTCTCGTGTGTTCGGGCGATTCTTCTCCGAGGAGGTGAAGGGATCGTTCCTTGACAAGTCTGAGGTGACCGATCGGGTCATCACCGTCGTCAAGAACTTTCAGAAGGTTGAACCTTCGAAGGTGATCATCCCACACCCTAATTCCTCACTACTCtcgatttctagggttttggttgGAATCATTTCGGTGTTCTgaattttattggtttttcttatttattctaTTCGATTGATTGATTCTGTGGACATGATTCAATTTTTTGGTTATAGATTAACTTCTGTTAGATTGAATTGGCCTTTGGTATTAGTGAATTGTTAGCaaaatttataagatttttgaCCTCGAATGCCTTGAACTTTCTAAGTTTGTGGTTTATGATGGATCTGGCAAgaatttatagttttaattgattgaaaTTAGATTTGGTTTTGGATCAGGAATTTGTTGGATT
It includes:
- the LOC120262963 gene encoding acyl carrier protein 2, mitochondrial-like, with the translated sequence MAAVRSAVLKHLRVRASLSPLQVPAISISRVFGRFFSEEVKGSFLDKSEVTDRVITVVKNFQKVEPSKVTPNAHFHNDLGLDSLDAVEIVMALEEEFGFEIPDNEADKINSISLAVDFIASHPQAK